The Elaeis guineensis isolate ETL-2024a chromosome 3, EG11, whole genome shotgun sequence region AAATTAGATGGAGTCTCACTGTGTGCAATATCATATTAGAAGTGCACGTGGTGAACTGGAGATCAATTTAAAAGAGGGACCGATATTAGAATCTTTCATGTTCCAGAAAATCATTATCGTAATGTCAAATTATGGCAGTTAATTTCCAAATGGAAAATTGATGCCCCGGTACATTATCATAATAGCACAAAGAAGTACCCAAATTTCTCTTACGTGATACAAATGTTTTGTTGCACGCTATCGTCAGCATTAACTGTAACACTCTATTCTCAGAAAAAGACTAATGCATAAATTATCTTCTAATTTTATTACAAAAGGTCATAAGAGAAATagctaaattaaatataatacatTGAGTTCCTTAGATATTGTTCTTTAccaaataatatgcaacaatatATTATACATTGAAATACAGTGAAATATTACTGTTGGATCTTGTAATCAGAATGTCCATAGTTTGAATTTAGGCCAACAACTGAAAAAGTTAATGCTTCTAACTCACCCGTGTAAATGACTTGTATGCGTTGGTTGTCGCCATgattaaataaaataagaaaactaGGAGCTGAATGCATAAGCCACCTCCTTTGCTTTTTGTCCTTCTTCTTCTATCACAGGTCGTCATCTTGACAAGTAGCCCTTGGTGCATTTAGCCTTTGAAGCTTAAACCAAGCATACCGCTTGGGACATTATCATCTTCAGCCTTGATTTTAATGTACTCACATGGTTTAAGAGATGATAGACATATGAATAATAACAATCAAAACACGTGAAGTAAGAACATGAAACAAATTAGGCACAATCAAAGCTCATACACAATTTTCAATCATATAAAACTACTATTTTCTTTAAAATGGAAACTTTTTTTGACGCAAACATGAGCTTAGATGGTAATAGTTACTTGATCCCATGTCTGAAGCAACTAAATTATGCTTCTTCAGGTGTAGTCACAGGACTATCAAGGACTGAAAGACTGTAAAGATGTTCTCCCACTAATTTCACAGTCAAATGTCCAGTTATGCATTTTATGACTTTTTCTCAGCATTTTTGATGATTTAGGGCTAATATGGGAAACTTGTCCCTCTCTCTAGCTAGCAGTTCCTTACTAGTGGATGTTGTAGTAAACCTCGTTAAATGTTGAaatctcatgaaaattttatCATTGAAATAATGAAGAGTAGTCCAAGCTATCTACTGTCGATGCATATTGCACTTGAAGGAAGGGTCTAAAGAAATATTTCTCAAATTTCAGAAGGTTTCACATGGCCCAGTCTTCAGGTCATTCAATTTCTAAAACTTAGAAGGTTTTGATTCATATTTCATGCATGTAAGATTAGGTCAGCTAACGACAATAGTGATTCTAAATGTAATATCCGCTAATGAAAACTTAAGAAATAAAAACTTCATTTTGCATTGCCTTATATTGATGCTAGTTTGATACAAATCACTCCAGTATCCGATGTCATTTTAGATCATTTTATCGATATAACattgtaaataaaattataaaaagcacAATACTCCTATAGTTGCATGTTCTAAAATAAAAGCCGCACTCGATCATAGCTTCCAGTATGTCCAATGCATTCACAATTATTTGCATCAGCAAGATAACAATGCAAATCAGAAAGCAAGAGCACATATACCTACATTTTTTTGTTGTTCGATCCTGAAGAGGTTTAAACAAAGGAATACACGTACATAATCAACAACTACTTACTTTTAGCTATATTAGAGTAAGAATCTTTTCTCTGCTCAGTGCATGAACATTATCTGTGAAAAGCTCCTCCAACTCACGTTTAATTTTGGCAAGCTGTGCATGGAAACCATCATCCAAATAATGCTTCACTGGTCCACCTGATTTCTTCTATCCTTCAAAAGCTTGGATTCTTCACAGGTTTTAATGAAAGCTCATCCTCTTTCTCACATGCAGTTTATCAAAGATTAGAACATTGAATGCATATTTCCAGCATATCAAAACAGTAGGAATTCATGTTTCTTCAAAGAGTAGTCTTTCACAAAGTTTGGCCATCCACTGACAGGAATGTGCCTTGGATAGATTTGCTTAATCTGACATGCCAGCTGCTTACATTGAGTCGACCATGAAGATGACTCTGTTCGATGCTTCATTCGATATATGCTTCATAATTTTGGTGGAATTTTCTGTAaatgaaaaattgaaagaaaacatTTAGCACGATTTCTTACATCCAGATGATTTACAACTAAGTACTGCATAATTTTTGACCAACAGGTTTACTTTGTTCAGAGCGCTAGCATCAATCAGGCTGGATATCCAGACAAAATCAATGCACTATAGTGCAACGAAAAGAGACCACTAAATGACAAGAATATAAATGCACCTTAAAACTTCTATTCTCAGCATTACAAAGTCTGAAGTATATAGTTGAGCAGGTGTTCCTAAATTCTTTTTTGTAAACAAAAATGATGGTGGGTTATtgccaataatttcaaaagataaTGTGAGAACCGCCTAAGTCAAACACTTAGAAAACACCTCCCAAGGTTTGAAGAGGTGTCCCTCAGTAAATCACTCAAGAAAATTTTGCAACGTGTCTGCTTAATGAGTTCTTTTCCAAAACAAACTAATATACATACAGGGGATGGGCATGTGCAATGTGAGGGGAATGCAAGCATGTTTATGATCGGGTAAACCATTTACAGCTTTGATCCCTATCTGACAACTATTAGCTGGCTGACATCTATCATCGCTCCCTTGAGCAAGAGCTAAATTCATTGAAAGGTGATTTCATTAAAGAACGAAGTGGAGGCTTAGGGAGCACAGATGAAATCTCAGAGCATTTTGCACTGTAACAGCATGAGCGTTAACGCAAGCGTTGTTCCCATAATTTTGGCCAAAATATATGTTTATTTTCCTATCCTTTCTTCAAGAATGTCTGTCCTTCGAGACAGAATGTCTCTGAGCCCATCAAAATTTTTTGGCATTTACATCATACTAcacaaaataatttgaaatatgatatttttgttataaaaattatattggttGATTTCATAATAAATAAGGCTAAATGTAGATAAAAAATTGGTTATAAAGATCGAATACTTAGTTATGTATAAcatgtatataaaaaattatcttcactAATATAAGAACATATTTTatatgaataataatataatagttaGCTAAATAAGTAAATTTCgagatatttaatttattttaatacaaACAAATCAAAGTTTATAGAAACTTCTTTGCATTCATTTCTTCAGTGCCCTGTTCCAAGTAATGCGGAAGCAAAGTGGCACAAATATTTCTTTCCCTTCCACGTCCAGACATGACCATCCCAAAATTagcgaaagaaagaaagaagagaagaaacaaACTTGCCAGCTGCCGAGCGAAGTCTCCCAAGAGGACTACGAAGAAATGAGGTTGTGTCTCTGTCACACCATTCTCCGAAGAACACTCTGAGTCTTACCCCAAGATTTCGTTTCCAATGGAGATTGGAGGCGATCTCGTTGCCGAGCCTTGAGATTAAAACGGCATTAGTTTGCAAGTGAAGAAGAGCTCAAAATGGTGGCAGCAAAGAGACGCCAAGGTTCTGCTTCTGAGATTTCTTCTGTTCTTTTCTGCTGCCGCCGCCGCTCTGCGCCGTCCGTGCGGTCTTTCTTTCCGCGAAAGGTGGCGAAAGCCTGGAGACGGGGGCCAACCGGCTTGCCGAGTAGAAAAGGCCGTGGTTCACGGAAGCAGCACCGTTATGGCAACTAATCGGCATTTGGTGACGCTCCTCAAACGAGGGAAAGAAAACTtttgttttcttccatttttcactCCTCTCAATTTGACTTGTCGGCTGTctctagcaaaaaaaaaaaaaaattcttaaaatataTCTCCCTGCGACAGCTTGTTTGTAAATCAGCAAAATAAGTATttaagttcaaacaaaaagaataaaaaaaaaaaaaaggcaatacAATATAATCATTTTTATTACTCAATAGTTCATCAATTTGATCTTTCATGCTATTATACAAGAAATTGTTTGCTGAAAGCAATTATAGGAAGAGATAATTACATGCATACAATTTTAAGAAGTGCAAGGAACGAAGAATTAATGCTCAGATTTATAGTGATGGGAAATAGGAAGCATTTTTATTGTCCCACTCTTGATAATATTTAAGCCTCGATTCAGTGGTAACACAATTGTTAGATTAAAGTTATgtcaatataatatataaaatatagtagttacccaaatttttttacaCTTCTTTCAAGCTACCTTTCTAATATGTCTTTTTGTAGGTATAACGGGTAGTTTTCAAGTAAAATTCCATTCTTATagtaataatttagaaaaaaaaatatttgaaatacaGTAATATGGCAACAATTCAGTAAGTCAAatagaaatttaaaataaaaaattatctatttatccatctttcttgatagTTATATAAGCTGttttttagcttttttttttttttttttgttctgtaTAAATTTTTAGACATGATACTTCAAGGATCTTTTTGTCCCGTTGCTTAAAACGCATTTGATTTATAAGCCTTCATAAGAGTAAGTGATTAAattttcattagaaaagaaaacgaAACAGATGCTTGCCTACGTATTTGTCACTTCAATATCGTAATTTGTTTGGTCTTTTCAATGTGCACCCAGCCTTTATTCGTTCACCCGTCTTACCATTTTATCACCAAAGAAAAACCACTCATCTCACTGTTTTTATCCAATCGGCCGCAGAAAATGCTTATGCGGGCCCAAATCTGCCATCCACATCAATATCCGACAACCACAGTAACTCATGTGATCGGATAAGATACACTTGTGCTAAACGTGGACGGCAGTCGGTGGATCCCGCATAGAGACCTTTATCCGGTCCAGCTTTGGAGAAGCGGTTTCTAGGCCATTTTCTGCGGGTCCCACCGTGGTCGGTTCGGAATTTCCGAAAGGATCTCCCATTAGCTTTGCTGCCAAGGAAGCAAAACGAAGGCACAGAAGAATAcgaaggggagagagagaacgAGAGAGAGATGAGGAACCCGTCGTCAAGTTCAGGTCCGGGATCTTCGTCGTCCTTGGCGTCGCCGCCGATGATGAAGCAGCGGCAGAAAGGGGCGCCGACGCCGTGCTGCAGCAAGATGGGGCTGAAGCGGGGGCCGTGGACGCCGGAGGAGGACGAGGTGCTGGCCAACTTCGTCCGGAAGGAAGGGGAGGGGCGGTGGCGGACGCTGCCGAAGCGCGCCGGCCTCCTCCGCTGCGGGAAGAGCTGCCGCCTCCGGTGGATGAACTACCTCCGCCCCTCCATCAAGCGCGGTCCCATCGCCCCCgacgaggaggacctcatcctccGCCTCCACCGCCTCCTCGGCAACCGGTTCAAACTCTCTCCTAACGCctacccccttctctctctctctctctctctctctctctctctctctaactctCTCTAACTTTCCATCTAAATCTAGGTTCGGGTGCAGCTTTTTCTAGGGTTCTCTGTGTAGATCTCATCATCTTATGTGCCTAAAAGTTTTGTTTCTTTGTATCTTGGCATGAGAGCAGGTGGTCTTTGATAGCGGGGAGGATCCCCGGGCGAACCGACAACGAGATCAAGAACTACTGGAACACCCACCTCAGCAAGAAGCTCATCAGCCAAGGCATCGATCCCCGTACTCACAAGCCTTTGATCTCCTCTTCCTCGACTACCGGTCCTGATCCCCCCCTACCGCAGGGTCCCAAGATCCAGCCGCCTGCAACAATGCCGTACCTCAACCCCAACCGTGGTGCAAACCCTAGCTTCCCCATGCCTTCCGTTCTCCAGCAAACGAGTGGCGATCAAGGAGCCCTGGCATTCACGACGACCAAGATGGTTTCTTCGGCGGGCTGAGTCTGGAACGAGATGATGGATGGCACACCTCCGAGGGCTTTGCTGCATTGGATTTGCAGGGAAGCCGAGGAGGAGTTGACAGTGGAGAAGATGGAGGCATCGACTGCTGCACCGACGATATCTTCTCCTCGTTCCTCGACTCTCTCATCAATGATGAGATTGTCCTGCAGAACCAGCAACAGAATGTTGATTACAACGACAACGAGAATAACAGCAAGGACGGCCAGATTCAGTCAACCGATCCTGTTACGTCTTCTGAACCAGGCTTTGGCCTTGGAACCTTATGGGAATCTACCTTCACATCTTCAGTTAGTCTGGATGAGGAGATTCATGGACGGTTTGTAGATCATGCAGGCAAGTAGTTCCGAATGATAAACTCTTCTGTTATATGATCATATTTTATCGTATAGGTTGGTGTGCAATTCTACGTATCCTTGTTGTCATGTATTTTATGAACGTCGTGTTTGATTATTTCGTAAGGAAATGGAGTTCTGTCTGTACGAGTACATTTGTTCAGTGGACTTTGTAATGGTTTGATGGGATCTTTATTCTATATTCTTCACAACTATGATTCCATGTCCAAAAAGTTTTGCTCCTGATATTTCTCAGTTAATGCTGTTCATCCGCGCAGGGCAGCGGTTGCCTAGCTTACTTCTccatcctgcatgatcatttgctGCCCTTTGTTGATATATATTCCAAGGAAAACTTatcatgtaataatatttatgtTCTACATTTGTGAGGTAGTCGTTTGTTCTATTTTCAGTTATATCCACTAAACATAGTTTCTGAAAAAAAGAGAATGCCATGGTTTTTGCACCTTCACCACGAACCTATGCTATGTAGAAACACTGGACCTTTTAATGGAGTAATGAGCAAACTGAGTCTTTATAGTTTAGCTTCAACAATCTCATATTATATGGTGGAGAGAATCAGACCACAGAAGTGAGCTAAGATTTATTTCTGCTGAACAAATGTAATGTGAAATATAGAACTTGCAAGTTATCCTATGTGAACTGATGCTGCGTGCTGAATTACAAACTCAAAGCAAGGAACTATATATATTCATGGTTTAATATGCATGTAGGTGTTAGAAATAAAGTATGCCCACTGAAGCAGACAATTATTTAAAGTCTATGCATCAAAGCACTTTGATTCCTCGTCAGAGACTCTAAATCCTATGATGGTTGGGGCAGTGTTTACAAAAAGATCAGCATGTTTATCTATCGGccaactttataagctcaatctATGGTTTTGCTATCATATAGGAACGGATGATCTGAGAATTAGGAGAACCCGGAGCATATTATGAAGACTATATTCATGAGATGGaggtgaaaatttatgatgaaacatATCACCATAGAGAGAGGATAATAAATCAACGACGAACTAGATAAAATTGTTAGAAGGAATATACGAACTAGTACTTGTATGACAGAATTTGATGCAGAGGCATCGTCAGATAGAATGAAAAATATATGATAGACATGTAAGGTTACATTGCATTATTTCTTCCACATGATGGACTCCTTGGATCCACTATTGGTTTCTTCTttacaagagaagaaaaaaggcaATGGAGAGTTTTTGATCCAAAAGAGAAGTAGAGGCAGTAACAAGACGTATCTAATTAGTACGCTTATACATTTTTCTGCTAATTATAGCCACCATTATGAAAGCATACGTCTCTAGAGTAACTCAATGATATGCCTGTCATTCAAGACATTTAGTATTTTATAACATGATTAGACACTAAACTCCACTTATCTTGATTCTTCACTAACCATGACTTCATAAACCCTATAAAGCCTTATGATGTATGGCTAAGTCTCTAAGCTGCGTTAACACCATGCAAGACTCAATTGCCACAGACATACACGAGAGGTCATTGATCACTATGTGAGCTGCAAGATATGAAGTAATTGACAATTACCTGGAGCAAGGTTCTTATTTTACCTAATAAACTAATGCTTTTATATCCACAAGTAACTAATTTACTATATCTACTGGTATGTGCATGCGACAACCATTAAATTTTGGATCTACCTATTGACAACTGGTGTCTAATTATTGCACTACCAATATCATATCTAAACATAAGTTACCTTACTGTTAGAATAAATATTCACAGAAGATATATAGCATCCAAGCCGTTCTGGTGTTCTTGGTTCGTAAATGGTAAGAGCCTAAAGACACTTGAACGAATAACATCATGAATAACATAAGTTACCTTACTTGACGTTCTAGTTGTTTCGCAAGAAAAAGATAACGACGACAAGCAATAATATTTCTGTGATTCTTAAGCTAAGTACATTCCTATCTGGTTTTAAATGTCATTTTCCTAAAATAATGAAATTAGTTGTAAAGCGTGCTTCTGATGCAATAATTGGTTGAATATAGAACTAGTAAAAATAAGTTTCTATTTTCAGAGGATTGATATTTATTGGTGATACATAGGCATAATAGGTTATCGCCTTGGTTAATTTTCTGAAGAAATTAGCTAAAGTAACATGGTTTCCTGCTATCTCACCCTCGAGAGAAACTTCTATTTTGGACCAACCCGTTAGTCAATCACCGCAAAGTTTAGGTAATTTGATCGAAAACAAACAACTCCTAGCTCAAAGCAATTAATAAACCTTAATCTTGGTTGccatccttctccacttgaaagaGGTCCAAAGTTCAAATCTTAGTGCTGATCCTTGCCGAAGGGTCCAACAATTGAAACCCACTTCAATTTAGAAGAGTAACGAGAAGATTCCATTGAGGTATTCTAGGATTTTCAAGTAATTTTGGGTATCGTACTGATGGAATATGATTTTGAATAGTATGTAAGTAGTAGAAAATAGATAATTTAGATTCCTAAGCTACTAGAGCCAAAATGTTTTTGAGTTAGATGTAAACATAGTCAAATGGTAATCAAATTATctactttttttttgaaaaaaaaaaaaaaaaaagtgagctCAACAATCAGATGATAAATCCAATAACATCTTATATGCATAGATCTATTCAATAAGAGTATACTATACTAAGCATGCTACTATCATTATCATATGTGAGCTAGGTAAAAAGAATCACCTATAAAATAATCAAACCAACTAATTGTAAGAAAAATCATGTTCAACTTAggggaaaagaaaacaaaatcaaAATAACTACAAATTGTGGGCCATCCAGTTATGAATTTAATTTGCTCCGCTGAAATTACTGCTTCAGTTAGATAGAGATGTTAAGATATGTTGCAGTCAAAGGTCGGATAGCTAGGTCGATCTCTGCTTCCGCATGCGTGAGGTATTATCCGTTTCGGTTTTGATCGTCTTTAAGCTTCAGTAGATTCTAGCTTTAGTAGACCTTGGCCATTTAGAGCCTCACAGTTTTATCTTTAAAAGATACCCCATGAGAGACAGAAGGTCCTATTCCATAAAAGCCAGAGTTTTTTTTGACTCATAACTGATGTAGATTGAAGGTGCTCTCCTCCACAACAGTAGCCCCCCTAGTCAAAGAGACTATGTATGCATGGGGCAAGCTCTTTTTTTAGTACCATTTTATTATAATTAGGAGTCGGATGGCTGGATCGGTCTCCGCTCCCACATTCGCAACGTATTGTCTCCTTCGGCTCTGGTCATTTTTGAGTTTCAGTGGGCCTCAGTCATTTGGAGCCTCACAATTTTGCCTTTTAAAAGAGATCTTACGAGGAAGAGAAGATCTCATTCTATATAACTCAGAGTTtctcttgactcacaatcgatatAGGTTTAAAGGTGTTCTCCACTTGCAACaggatgaaaaatttcaaaagacaCATAGTGTTGGAAGTTAATTTTAGAATTTTCAAGCAAGAATCCATATTTAACTCAATTTCTTTAATAACTTGGCTTGATCATTGTCTAAGTCCAACCCACGTGAGCTTGCATTAATGGTGTTTATGAAGCTATACGCATAGCGTGGATGCTTTTGGGCCTAATTTAGGTTAGAGATTTTGGATGCAATTGCAACATATTGCATTTCCTTTCGGGAGCTAAATGTCAATATACATATAAAAAGAAATGACCCTGGAATACATGTAACACAAAGCCAGATCCTT contains the following coding sequences:
- the LOC105040532 gene encoding LOW QUALITY PROTEIN: transcription repressor MYB5-like (The sequence of the model RefSeq protein was modified relative to this genomic sequence to represent the inferred CDS: inserted 1 base in 1 codon), which produces MRNPSSSSGPGSSSSLASPPMMKQRQKGAPTPCCSKMGLKRGPWTPEEDEVLANFVRKEGEGRWRTLPKRAGLLRCGKSCRLRWMNYLRPSIKRGPIAPDEEDLILRLHRLLGNRWSLIAGRIPGRTDNEIKNYWNTHLSKKLISQGIDPRTHKPLISSSSTTGPDPPLPQGPKIQPPATMPYLNPNRGANPSFPMPSVLQQTSGDQGAXGIHDDQDGFFGGLSLERDDGWHTSEGFAALDLQGSRGGVDSGEDGGIDCCTDDIFSSFLDSLINDEIVLQNQQQNVDYNDNENNSKDGQIQSTDPVTSSEPGFGLGTLWESTFTSSVSLDEEIHGRFVDHAGK